The Arthrobacter sp. OAP107 DNA segment CGGCAAGTTCTTCAAGCAGCGGGCGGGCAAGATCCACCAGCGGGATCAGTTCGAGGTATTGCAGTGCGTGGGATGTAAGTTTCAGGGTCAGGTGATACCGGCCAAAATCGTCGAGGCGGGCATACCCCAGCCGCGTCAACTCCCCCATCAACCGGTGCGCAGGTCCTTTGGAAGCGTCCAAAGCCGTGGCGATCTCGGTGAAGGTCAGCCCGCGGGGGGCGTGGCTCAGGAGTTCGATTGTTTGAAGTCCGCGCTCCAGTTCAGCGCTCATGCGTTCTCCATACTGCTACCACCAATTCTTTCGACCGGACCCATGCCCCTCGCCGTCGGCAGGATGACGCTTCCAGACGTGCCGTGGGGGAAATTTCCCCTCCGTCCGGGCCTCGGGTCCCACTGCCTGCCGGCCAGCATTGCCAGCCTAGTCGCGATAAAACTGGCTGCCAATCTTCCACAACACTCATTCTATTGACTAAGTCCCAAAAGACGGGATATCGTCAATCCCGTTGTGGAACTAAGTTCCAAAAATCTACGCAACTCTGCGGTGACCAAGCAAAGGCAGTGCGACGCATGACCGAAAGAATGTCGATCCCCGGGCGCGACATCGTGCATGATCTGGCGGAGTTTGCAGCGGGTGCAGACTGCCGGCGTCTGCCGGAGGACGCTGTTGAAGGCGCGAAAAAGAGCATTCTGGATACCCTGGGTGTCATCCTGGCCGCCAGTGGCGTCGAACCTGCGATGTCTCCGATCATCGAACTGGTGAAGGAGTCGGGCGGGCGCGCAGAATCCTCTGTGCTGGGCTTCGGCGGTAAAGTCCCGGCGATCATGGCGGCCTTCGCCAACGGTGCGATGGCGCACTGCCTTGATTTCGACGACCAGACGCCGTGGGGTCAGCATGCAGGCAGCAGCATCATCCCCGCAGTGTTGGCGGTCGCGGAGAGGCATGGCGGCGTCTCCGGCGAAGACCTCATCGCAGGCGTCGCAGTGGGGCAAGACATCTTCGCGCGGTTCCGTCGGAACATCGACTGGCGCAAGGACTGGAACCTTTCGACGACCATGGGCGTGTTCGCCGCAACGGCCGCCGCCTCCCGGGTGATCGGCCTTCCCGCTGAACGCATTGGGAACGCCCTGGGCATCGCAAGCATGCAGTCCTCGGGTGTCAACGAAACTGTCTTCTCAACGGGCAGTGACCTGCACGGGACATACGCGGGATTCTCTGCCAAAGGCGCGGTGCTCGCCACGCTTCTCGCGCAGAAGGGCACCACGGGGGTATCAACCCTGTTTGAAGGCGAGCACGGCGTCTTCAACACCTACTTTGGTGGGCGGTACGACCGCGAAAACCTCCTGAAAGATCTGGGCGACGTCTACCTGGGTGGCACAACGCTTTACAAGTTCTGGCCGTCCGTGGGCACGTCCCACGGTCACATCCACGCAACGGTTCAGATCCTGGCGGAACAGTCGCTGACCGTAGGTGACATCAGCGAGATCCGCGTATATGTGGGGGATCATCACGAGCTGATGTGCCGGCCGCTCACCCGCCGCCGCGCACCGGTCACGGCCGTCGATGCGAAGTTCAGCCTTCCCTTCCTGGTCGCGGTGGCTGCCTTACGGGGAACCATCGTCGTCTCCGACTTCAACGAGGAGACACGACGCGACCCGGAAGTGCTCGCCGCCGCACAGAAGGTCGTCCCCGTCCCTGATCCAAGCCTGGACTGGAAGTACGACATGCTTCCGGGCCGGGTCGAGATCCTCACCCACGACGGGCGAAGCTTCACCAAGGTGGGAGACGGACTGCCCGGAAGCCCGGAGGCACCCATGATCTGGGACCAGGTGGCACAAAAGTTCAGCGACTGCGCTACCGCGGCCGCGGTCCCACTCTCCGCGGAGCAGATCCATGAAGCTCAGGAATTCACACGCACCCTGGAGTCGCAGAACGACGCCACAAGGCTTGTAAGGATCCTCACCGGGATCTGAGCACCCGCCGCAGGTCCCATATGCCGCGGCGCAGCAATCCAAGTAATCCCTTCCAAGCACTCAACGAGGAGAAATGCTTTGAAAACCACTAAGACCGAGGTTCGCCCCTTCCAGAGACTCATGGGCGGTGCCATTGGCAATGTCGTCGAGACCTTTGACTGGTCAGTGTATGCGCTGACGGCACCGGCGCTGGCAGCCCACTTCTTTCCGAAGGGCGATCCGGCAGCTGCTCTGCTGGGCACGTTCGCAGTGTTTGCGGCGGCATTCTTCGCACGCCCCCTGGGTGGCCTGATCTTCGGTATCCTTGGCGATCGGCTCGGCCGATTGCGCATTCTCACTCTGACGGTCCTGATGATGGGTGGTGGCACGCTGGTGACCGGCTTGCTCCCCACCTACGAGGCGATCGGCCTCGCCGCGCCGGTCCTGCTGGCGACCTGCCGCATCATTCAAGGCCTGTCGATGGGCGGTGAATCCTCCGGCGGTTACACCTACGTCATTGAATCCGCCCCCGCTAGCAAGCGAGGGCTGTGGATCGGCATCGTTATGTTCGCTATCTACGTGCCGCACACTTTCCTGTCCCTCACGATCGTTGGCATTCAGGGCGCTATGGGAGATGCATACATGGACTGGGGATGGCGCGTCCCCTTCGTCTTCGGTGGAGTACTCGCGGTAGTCGGCTTCTGGCTGAGGAAGAACCTCGATGACCCTGAGGAATTCGAAGCCGCAACGGCCAAGAAGGTCACCATCAAGGACACTGTCCGCGGACTCGCCGAATCCTGGAAGTCGATCGGCCGCATTCTCCTCCTGCAGGCCCCGCAGGCAGCAGTGGCCTACCTGATTGTGGGATACATGTACACGTTCGTTGTGACTCAGGGTGGCCTTAGGCAGATTGATGCCCAGTGGACCAGCGGAGCGGCGGTCCTGCTTCTCGCCTGCCTCGGCCCGGTCTTCGGCAGCCTCAGCGACCGCGTTGGACGCAAGCCCGTGATTTGGGCAGGCTTCATCTGGCTGACAGTTACGGCTTATCCAGCGTTCGCCCTCGCCTCGAACGGCACCGTAATCGGGGCCCTCCTCGGCCAGTGCATTCTGGCCACCGCCAGCGCACTCATCACCTCGGCGTACTTCGTCGTCGCGGTCGAAATCTTCCCGACCCGCGTAAGGTATGCCGGGCATGGACTGGCATTCAACCTCGCAGCAGCCGTCTTTGGCGGAACAACCCCGCTTGTCGCCACGGCCCTTGTGGATCAATTCGACGCCCCCGTCGCTCCAGCGTTCTACGCCATCGGGATCGCCCTGACCCTGGGCGTGGCAGGATTGCTGCTGACACCGGAAACACGGCACGTCAGCCTACGCCACTCGCTGCTCGGTGACAGCAGCAGTGTCGCTGAGAAGGCCGATGCTGCAAAGTCGCCGGACATGACGTCGCGCTAGGCGCTTAGACACGCAATGTTCGTTGCCCAGGACCACCTGCACACCCCAGACACCCACCACAGCCGCGTACTATCCGGAGGCGTTTTGAATGACCACTAAGTTGATGACAACCCACGATTCGGTCTTTATCGGCGGCGACTGGGTTGCTCCAGCAACCGCTGACCGCATCGAGGTGGTCTCACCGTGGAGCGA contains these protein-coding regions:
- a CDS encoding MFS transporter, coding for MKTTKTEVRPFQRLMGGAIGNVVETFDWSVYALTAPALAAHFFPKGDPAAALLGTFAVFAAAFFARPLGGLIFGILGDRLGRLRILTLTVLMMGGGTLVTGLLPTYEAIGLAAPVLLATCRIIQGLSMGGESSGGYTYVIESAPASKRGLWIGIVMFAIYVPHTFLSLTIVGIQGAMGDAYMDWGWRVPFVFGGVLAVVGFWLRKNLDDPEEFEAATAKKVTIKDTVRGLAESWKSIGRILLLQAPQAAVAYLIVGYMYTFVVTQGGLRQIDAQWTSGAAVLLLACLGPVFGSLSDRVGRKPVIWAGFIWLTVTAYPAFALASNGTVIGALLGQCILATASALITSAYFVVAVEIFPTRVRYAGHGLAFNLAAAVFGGTTPLVATALVDQFDAPVAPAFYAIGIALTLGVAGLLLTPETRHVSLRHSLLGDSSSVAEKADAAKSPDMTSR
- a CDS encoding MmgE/PrpD family protein, with the translated sequence MTERMSIPGRDIVHDLAEFAAGADCRRLPEDAVEGAKKSILDTLGVILAASGVEPAMSPIIELVKESGGRAESSVLGFGGKVPAIMAAFANGAMAHCLDFDDQTPWGQHAGSSIIPAVLAVAERHGGVSGEDLIAGVAVGQDIFARFRRNIDWRKDWNLSTTMGVFAATAAASRVIGLPAERIGNALGIASMQSSGVNETVFSTGSDLHGTYAGFSAKGAVLATLLAQKGTTGVSTLFEGEHGVFNTYFGGRYDRENLLKDLGDVYLGGTTLYKFWPSVGTSHGHIHATVQILAEQSLTVGDISEIRVYVGDHHELMCRPLTRRRAPVTAVDAKFSLPFLVAVAALRGTIVVSDFNEETRRDPEVLAAAQKVVPVPDPSLDWKYDMLPGRVEILTHDGRSFTKVGDGLPGSPEAPMIWDQVAQKFSDCATAAAVPLSAEQIHEAQEFTRTLESQNDATRLVRILTGI